One part of the Treponema peruense genome encodes these proteins:
- the sdaAA gene encoding L-serine ammonia-lyase, iron-sulfur-dependent, subunit alpha, which produces MFESLNSIVEQCENSGGTKDFADVVIENEMRSSGTDCECVKEKMRSMWKAMLEAAHSYEDNLLSRSGLTGCDGGRFKKYASSQKTICGPFILNVITNALKMAESNACMKRIVASPTAGSCGVLPAVLVPLFEENKFEEDKIVKSLFVSAGIGQVIANRASISGAEGGCQAEIGSASAMAAGTLVYLYGGSARQIASAAGFSLQNLLGLVCDPVAGLVEIPCVKRNVVGAVNACSCADMALAGIEPRIPADEVIDAMRAVGIKMDSSLKETGLGGLAASPSAKKVAESFAVS; this is translated from the coding sequence ATGTTTGAAAGTTTGAATTCAATAGTTGAACAGTGCGAAAATTCCGGCGGAACAAAAGATTTTGCCGATGTTGTTATAGAAAACGAAATGCGCTCTTCGGGAACGGACTGTGAGTGCGTGAAAGAAAAAATGCGTTCTATGTGGAAGGCCATGCTTGAAGCAGCACATTCTTACGAAGACAATCTTCTTTCACGAAGCGGACTTACAGGATGTGACGGCGGAAGATTTAAAAAATATGCTTCTTCACAAAAAACAATCTGCGGTCCTTTTATTCTGAATGTAATTACGAATGCCCTTAAAATGGCTGAATCAAATGCCTGTATGAAAAGAATTGTTGCTTCTCCTACAGCCGGCTCGTGCGGTGTTCTTCCTGCAGTTCTGGTTCCACTTTTTGAAGAAAATAAATTTGAAGAAGACAAGATTGTTAAGTCGCTTTTTGTAAGCGCTGGAATCGGTCAGGTCATTGCAAACCGCGCGTCCATTTCCGGGGCAGAAGGCGGCTGTCAGGCAGAGATTGGATCTGCTTCTGCAATGGCAGCAGGAACACTCGTGTACCTTTACGGCGGAAGTGCCCGGCAGATTGCAAGTGCGGCAGGATTTTCGCTGCAGAATCTTCTTGGTCTTGTATGTGACCCGGTTGCAGGTCTTGTAGAAATTCCGTGCGTAAAGAGAAATGTTGTTGGCGCAGTCAATGCCTGTTCATGCGCAGATATGGCACTTGCAGGCATTGAACCCAGAATTCCGGCTGATGAAGTGATTGATGCAATGCGTGCAGTCGGAATAAAAATGGACAGTTCCCTAAAAGAAACAGGTCTTGGAGGACTTGCTGCATCTCCTTCTGCAAAAAAAGTTGCTGAATCTTTTGCCGTGTCCTGA
- a CDS encoding DUF5718 family protein, which yields MVADFTKMRYTKTIMQPIINLKEIPCFGVAGNFTGHLEQAGEASDFTKIIADEKNAPKAIFPTYIPGAKENVPQFLGTFPFDSDKIIFPQGEQKLQIEPECALICDVTWSENKITDLVPVLFGASNDCSIRKEGAKKISLKKNWGNSSKGLSQNLIPIDKFTRGGILDRYRIASFLVRQGEIFTYGEDSAVRDYSYIYEKLISWSIKKLNTQQDEGPAENIGLYLNSSTRPSKILLSIGATRYTQFGETNFLKEGDKSVVVLYPEQKYRPEQIAQKLKDGNLKEDKEISVLSQTVFIH from the coding sequence ATGGTAGCAGATTTCACAAAAATGCGCTACACTAAAACCATTATGCAGCCAATCATCAACTTAAAAGAAATTCCATGCTTCGGAGTTGCCGGAAACTTTACAGGGCATCTTGAACAGGCTGGAGAAGCCTCTGATTTTACAAAAATAATTGCTGACGAAAAGAATGCGCCCAAAGCAATTTTTCCTACATATATTCCGGGAGCAAAAGAAAATGTTCCGCAGTTTCTGGGGACATTCCCGTTCGACAGTGACAAAATAATTTTTCCGCAGGGAGAACAAAAACTTCAGATAGAACCGGAATGTGCGCTAATCTGCGACGTAACCTGGAGCGAAAATAAAATTACAGATCTGGTGCCCGTTCTGTTCGGTGCCTCAAACGACTGTTCCATCAGAAAAGAGGGCGCAAAAAAAATAAGCCTCAAAAAAAACTGGGGAAACTCAAGCAAGGGTCTTTCTCAGAATTTAATTCCGATAGACAAATTTACACGTGGCGGAATTCTTGACCGTTACAGAATTGCAAGTTTTCTTGTAAGACAGGGCGAAATTTTTACTTACGGTGAAGACAGTGCCGTACGCGACTACAGTTACATTTATGAAAAATTAATTTCGTGGAGCATAAAAAAACTGAACACACAGCAGGATGAAGGACCTGCAGAAAACATCGGCCTCTACCTTAATTCCAGCACACGCCCTTCAAAAATACTTCTTTCCATAGGAGCAACCAGATACACGCAGTTTGGTGAAACGAATTTTCTTAAAGAAGGTGACAAGTCAGTTGTAGTTCTTTACCCGGAACAAAAATACCGGCCGGAACAGATTGCACAGAAATTAAAGGACGGAAATCTTAAAGAAGACAAAGAAATTTCTGTTCTGTCCCAGACAGTTTTTATCCACTAA
- a CDS encoding NfeD family protein — protein sequence MMNFILDNISWIWVGVLVLSLLIEAVTMSLTTIWSAIAALPMIFIARTQLPLRWQVLLFVVICAALIVFTRPFAVKKLKIGRNKTNSGTLVGQEVLVVKQISEFDRGEVKARGGVIWTAASADNSVLEEGKRCVVDHIEGNTLFVK from the coding sequence ATGATGAATTTTATTCTGGATAATATTTCATGGATTTGGGTTGGTGTTCTTGTTCTGAGTCTTTTAATAGAAGCAGTTACAATGTCGCTTACTACAATATGGAGTGCAATTGCTGCTCTTCCCATGATTTTTATTGCACGCACTCAGCTTCCTTTAAGGTGGCAGGTGCTTTTGTTCGTTGTGATTTGCGCCGCGCTCATTGTTTTTACAAGACCATTTGCAGTAAAAAAACTTAAGATTGGCCGCAATAAAACCAACAGCGGTACTCTTGTAGGGCAGGAAGTTCTTGTTGTCAAACAGATATCTGAATTTGACCGCGGTGAAGTAAAGGCACGCGGCGGGGTTATCTGGACTGCCGCTTCTGCAGACAACAGTGTGCTCGAAGAGGGAAAAAGATGCGTTGTTGACCACATAGAAGGAAACACACTTTTTGTAAAATAA
- a CDS encoding SPFH domain-containing protein encodes MIYIFIVLVVIVAVLVAANIRIIPQSHAAVIERLGAYCKTWEVGLHVKVPFIDRIANKISMKEKVLDFPPQPVITKDNVTMMIDTVVYFQITDPKLYTYGVEKPINALENLSATTLRNIIGDLELDQTLTSRDVINTKMRSILDEATDPWGIKVNRVEVKNIIPPEAIKEAMEKQMRAERERREAILIAEGQKQSAILVAEGKKQSLILEAEAQKEAAVQKALGEAQAIREVQQAKAQGIAMLREAKADAAVIKLRSLEALEKAADGQSTKIIIPSDLQNLSGLVTTAAELAKK; translated from the coding sequence ATGATTTACATTTTTATTGTACTGGTTGTGATTGTGGCGGTTCTTGTGGCTGCAAACATCAGAATTATTCCGCAGTCACATGCTGCTGTTATTGAACGGCTTGGTGCTTACTGCAAAACCTGGGAAGTAGGGCTTCATGTAAAGGTTCCGTTTATTGACAGAATTGCAAACAAAATTTCCATGAAAGAAAAAGTTCTGGACTTTCCGCCGCAGCCTGTAATTACAAAAGACAATGTTACAATGATGATAGACACTGTCGTTTATTTTCAGATTACGGACCCAAAACTTTATACTTACGGTGTAGAAAAACCTATTAACGCTCTGGAAAATCTTTCGGCCACAACGCTCAGAAACATAATTGGTGATCTTGAACTTGACCAGACGCTTACCAGCCGCGATGTAATAAATACAAAGATGCGCAGTATTCTTGACGAGGCAACAGACCCGTGGGGAATAAAAGTAAACCGCGTTGAAGTAAAAAATATTATTCCGCCGGAAGCAATAAAAGAAGCTATGGAAAAACAGATGCGTGCTGAACGCGAAAGACGCGAGGCAATTCTTATTGCAGAAGGACAGAAGCAGAGCGCAATTCTTGTAGCAGAAGGAAAAAAACAGTCGCTTATTCTTGAAGCAGAAGCACAGAAAGAAGCTGCTGTTCAGAAAGCGCTAGGCGAAGCACAAGCTATACGCGAAGTCCAGCAGGCAAAAGCACAGGGCATTGCAATGCTCAGGGAGGCAAAAGCCGATGCTGCCGTAATTAAACTGCGCAGCCTTGAAGCTTTGGAAAAGGCAGCCGACGGTCAGTCTACAAAAATAATTATTCCGTCAGACTTGCAGAATCTTTCGGGACTTGTAACAACAGCGGCCGAACTTGCTAAAAAATAA
- a CDS encoding MerR family transcriptional regulator, with the protein MKKNPNLYQIGEVINIVGAGVTRRIILNYEDLGLLVPAEKDPDSGYRYYSADNVIQIKSIRTLQSFGLSLKECKEYYYDKSNIEKHLHRLMSLRDTLDRNIQNLQIRAARDSNLAVHTVLLARGVYFCRRYKCADTKDAAIKLRETYIAASKCTNISKVNKMFTVRHGTEDSSNDLLMCIPVEDSFYGPERVEFAATKALCIYFRGPYEQLGTAINELKSYIEKNNIKAQDKFRSIYLEGPPQRGTNTADYITQVAVPIL; encoded by the coding sequence GTGAAAAAAAATCCGAATTTGTACCAGATTGGCGAAGTAATTAACATTGTCGGAGCCGGAGTCACACGCCGTATTATTCTGAATTACGAGGATCTGGGGCTTCTGGTTCCGGCAGAAAAAGATCCTGACTCGGGTTACAGGTATTATTCCGCAGACAATGTTATTCAGATAAAGTCAATACGCACACTTCAATCATTCGGACTTTCACTTAAGGAATGCAAGGAATATTATTACGACAAAAGCAATATTGAAAAACATCTGCACCGTCTTATGAGTTTGCGTGATACCCTTGACAGAAATATCCAGAACCTTCAGATTCGCGCAGCCAGAGACAGCAATTTGGCTGTTCACACAGTTCTGCTTGCACGCGGTGTATATTTTTGCAGAAGATATAAATGTGCGGATACAAAAGATGCCGCTATAAAATTAAGGGAAACCTACATTGCCGCTTCAAAGTGTACGAACATTTCAAAAGTGAACAAGATGTTTACCGTGCGCCACGGAACAGAAGATAGCTCTAATGATCTTCTTATGTGTATTCCGGTAGAAGATTCTTTTTACGGTCCCGAACGCGTTGAATTTGCCGCAACAAAGGCTCTATGCATTTATTTCCGCGGGCCATACGAACAGCTTGGAACAGCAATAAATGAACTCAAGAGTTATATAGAAAAAAACAACATAAAGGCACAGGATAAATTCCGCTCAATTTATCTTGAAGGTCCGCCGCAGCGTGGTACAAATACTGCCGACTATATTACCCAGGTCGCGGTGCCGATTTTATAA
- a CDS encoding endonuclease domain-containing protein: protein MLPISNDDISVEPYKDGERIKYSFYFKIDSSTFLTKDLYERDLDSLLDNVLLALDYKQIMTTFSCSVQDARKIKEEWKRNSYENCEDCKLKLKECYRCCIVCESPLEKKLLRELVINGLQPKLQMRISKTNEVSDYTKPVNKETILTIPDFYIEKENKKVCIYTDGMTYHNRNDRQFERDRNIDRELQNFGYTVLRFGTNEINNEIEKVLDVIKRTLSN, encoded by the coding sequence ATGCTTCCAATAAGTAACGATGATATTTCAGTTGAACCCTATAAAGATGGAGAAAGAATTAAGTATAGTTTTTACTTCAAAATAGATAGCTCAACTTTTTTAACAAAAGATTTATATGAAAGAGATTTGGATTCTTTACTGGATAATGTGTTGCTAGCTTTAGATTATAAACAAATAATGACAACATTTTCCTGTAGTGTACAAGACGCTAGGAAAATAAAAGAAGAATGGAAAAGAAATAGTTATGAAAATTGTGAAGATTGCAAACTAAAGCTAAAAGAATGCTACAGATGTTGTATAGTTTGCGAGAGTCCACTAGAAAAAAAACTTTTAAGAGAACTTGTGATAAATGGCTTGCAACCTAAACTTCAAATGCGTATAAGTAAGACTAATGAAGTTTCTGATTATACAAAACCAGTCAATAAAGAAACTATTTTGACAATACCAGATTTTTATATTGAAAAGGAAAATAAAAAAGTCTGTATTTATACAGACGGAATGACCTATCATAACAGAAATGATAGGCAGTTTGAAAGGGACAGAAACATTGATAGGGAACTTCAGAATTTTGGATATACTGTTTTGCGATTTGGAACTAACGAAATAAATAATGAAATAGAAAAAGTCCTGGATGTAATAAAAAGAACATTAAGTAATTGA
- the aspS gene encoding aspartate--tRNA ligase encodes MENSKRTCTCGQLTAADAGKTVILNGWVHRTRELGGLTFILLRDRYGITQVVVGDKAADDVKKIAAQLKSEYCIAVKGVVAARNEKDINKEMSTGAIEVEAQEIEVFTTAQTLPFQIDEVRQKDGTVVLPNEDLRLKYRYLDLRRAPMQNHIILRSKVTFAVREYLTKLGFLEIETPTFIKSTPEGARDYLVPSRVHPGKFYSLPQSPQLYKQLLMVSGFDKYFQIARCYRDEDARGDRQPEFTQIDMEMSFTDRDEVLTVTEGMLGHVFKETLGYELPVHFDRISWDDAFDLYGSDKPDLRFDMKMQDAAFMADLADFNAFKAGAANASKTIERHKRSGLKALVVKNVADKFSRKNIEALEAVAKTYKAKGLAWMKIDAAGKFEGGISKFYAGKEDEICSKLNAQKNDLLLFVSDEKWQVACVALGAVRKQLGKDLNLYNPADEFHFAWIIDFPYFAWNEEENHWETEHHMFTLPQKKYWDTLESDPGSVKGDLYDLVMNGYEIASGSMRINDPALQERIFEIVGYSRERADKAFGFLVNAFKFGAPPHGGIAPGLDRLVMLMCHEDSIKEVIAFPKNTLAQSPMDDCPSYVDDAQLKDLHIVCTEREGE; translated from the coding sequence ATGGAAAATTCTAAGAGAACCTGTACTTGCGGTCAGCTTACTGCTGCCGATGCAGGAAAAACAGTTATATTAAACGGATGGGTTCACCGTACCCGCGAGCTTGGCGGACTTACATTTATTCTTCTTCGCGACCGTTACGGAATTACGCAGGTCGTTGTTGGTGACAAAGCCGCCGATGATGTAAAGAAGATTGCAGCCCAGCTTAAGAGCGAGTACTGCATTGCGGTAAAAGGCGTTGTTGCGGCACGTAACGAAAAAGACATCAATAAAGAAATGTCAACCGGAGCAATCGAAGTAGAAGCACAGGAAATTGAAGTCTTTACCACTGCACAGACTCTTCCGTTCCAGATTGATGAAGTCCGCCAGAAGGACGGAACAGTTGTTCTTCCGAATGAAGATCTGCGTCTTAAGTACCGCTATCTTGATTTGCGCCGTGCACCTATGCAGAACCATATTATCCTGCGCTCAAAGGTAACATTTGCTGTACGCGAGTATCTTACAAAGCTTGGCTTCCTTGAAATAGAAACACCGACTTTTATAAAATCAACACCGGAAGGAGCCAGAGACTATCTTGTTCCGAGCCGTGTTCATCCCGGAAAATTCTATTCTCTTCCGCAGAGCCCGCAGCTTTACAAACAGCTTCTTATGGTAAGCGGATTCGACAAGTATTTCCAGATTGCACGCTGCTACCGTGATGAAGATGCACGCGGAGACCGCCAGCCCGAATTTACACAGATAGATATGGAAATGAGCTTTACCGACCGCGATGAAGTTCTTACCGTAACAGAAGGTATGCTTGGACATGTCTTTAAGGAAACACTCGGTTACGAACTGCCTGTTCATTTTGACAGAATTTCCTGGGATGATGCTTTTGATCTTTACGGAAGCGACAAGCCCGATCTGCGTTTTGACATGAAGATGCAGGATGCCGCATTTATGGCAGATCTTGCTGACTTCAATGCATTCAAGGCCGGTGCTGCAAATGCTTCAAAAACAATTGAGCGCCACAAGAGAAGCGGACTCAAAGCTCTTGTCGTAAAAAATGTTGCAGACAAATTCAGCAGAAAGAATATTGAAGCCCTTGAAGCAGTTGCAAAAACTTACAAAGCAAAGGGACTTGCCTGGATGAAGATTGACGCTGCCGGAAAATTCGAAGGCGGAATCAGCAAGTTCTATGCAGGAAAAGAAGATGAAATCTGTTCAAAACTTAATGCGCAGAAAAATGACCTGCTTCTTTTTGTAAGCGATGAAAAATGGCAGGTTGCCTGTGTTGCCCTGGGTGCAGTACGTAAGCAGCTCGGAAAGGATCTTAATCTTTACAATCCGGCCGATGAATTCCACTTTGCATGGATTATTGACTTCCCGTATTTTGCATGGAACGAAGAAGAAAACCACTGGGAAACAGAACACCACATGTTTACACTTCCGCAGAAAAAATACTGGGACACTCTCGAAAGCGATCCCGGCAGTGTAAAGGGAGATTTGTACGACCTCGTAATGAACGGTTACGAAATTGCATCGGGTTCAATGCGTATAAATGATCCGGCTCTTCAGGAAAGAATTTTTGAAATAGTCGGTTACTCACGTGAACGCGCAGACAAAGCATTCGGCTTCCTTGTAAATGCATTCAAGTTCGGAGCACCGCCACACGGAGGAATTGCACCGGGACTCGACCGTCTTGTTATGCTTATGTGCCACGAAGATTCAATTAAGGAAGTAATTGCATTCCCCAAAAATACTCTTGCACAAAGCCCGATGGATGACTGCCCGAGTTATGTTGATGATGCCCAGCTCAAGGATCTTCACATAGTTTGTACAGAAAGAGAAGGTGAGTAA
- a CDS encoding FAD:protein FMN transferase — protein MFRAPNFCAGIKPAFVILAVMLVCSCSKKTGARTEQILGTVCTVDAFENGTKDLYGELFSRLKEIDTRFSANSASSDISRINSAAGKKAVAVHDDVYFVIESAVKYASLSGGLFDPTIGPLVKLWGIGTGHEKVPSQNEIETAVAKVDYKKIRLNKNEKKDSSTVMLAEEGMALDLGGIAKGYAADELARILSEHNIPGAIIDLGGNIYAFGNKSDYSPWRIGIKNPDRTSDIPALLYETKTPATVVTSGVYERFFIKNDVRYHHILNPRTGRPSQSGILSSTIIASSSMAADALSTISFLMGQNEFFRRMGTSSVEFEGVIFILPDNRAVASRSLKKKLSAYDSEFRISFADK, from the coding sequence ATGTTCCGTGCCCCGAATTTTTGTGCAGGAATAAAACCGGCATTTGTCATTCTTGCCGTAATGCTGGTCTGCTCCTGTTCAAAAAAAACGGGCGCGCGTACAGAACAAATATTGGGAACAGTCTGCACCGTAGATGCTTTTGAAAACGGAACAAAAGATTTGTACGGTGAACTGTTTTCCCGACTTAAAGAAATAGACACGCGCTTTTCTGCAAACAGTGCGTCTTCTGACATAAGCAGAATAAATTCCGCAGCAGGAAAAAAAGCCGTTGCTGTTCATGACGATGTTTATTTTGTAATAGAGTCCGCGGTAAAATATGCTTCACTTTCGGGCGGACTTTTTGACCCTACTATCGGACCGCTTGTCAAACTCTGGGGAATAGGAACCGGGCACGAAAAAGTTCCTTCGCAGAACGAAATAGAAACTGCGGTTGCAAAAGTTGACTACAAAAAAATCAGACTGAATAAGAATGAAAAAAAAGATTCTTCTACTGTAATGCTCGCAGAAGAAGGCATGGCACTTGACCTTGGCGGAATAGCAAAAGGTTATGCCGCTGACGAACTTGCGCGTATTCTTTCTGAACACAATATTCCCGGTGCAATTATAGATCTTGGCGGAAACATTTATGCCTTTGGAAACAAAAGTGATTATTCACCATGGAGAATCGGAATAAAAAATCCCGACCGAACCAGTGATATTCCGGCACTTTTGTATGAAACAAAAACTCCTGCTACAGTTGTTACAAGCGGTGTTTACGAAAGATTTTTTATAAAAAACGATGTACGCTATCATCATATATTGAATCCCAGAACGGGCCGTCCTTCCCAAAGCGGAATTCTTTCTTCAACAATAATTGCATCTTCTTCAATGGCTGCAGATGCGCTCAGTACAATTTCTTTTCTTATGGGACAGAATGAGTTTTTCAGAAGAATGGGTACTTCTTCAGTTGAATTTGAAGGCGTGATTTTTATTCTTCCTGACAACAGGGCTGTTGCTTCACGCTCGCTCAAAAAAAAATTGTCCGCCTACGATTCTGAATTCAGAATTTCGTTTGCGGACAAATAA
- a CDS encoding dicarboxylate/amino acid:cation symporter — protein sequence MRIWLKYLIAMVIGAASAVFLPPESAGAQALLDFVVELVMRFGRYTLLPVLFFSIATACFKLRDEKLMLKTGVWTFGTILVSSFALMLLGLLSALIIRLPRIPITIEKVSEVPVFNWHSLLTKIFPYSGFEALIDGAYLLPCFVFAGLAGAGAASDKASSKPTVTLFDSLSQTCYIVMSFFTEILTVGMIAVMTRWTLNFMTVMKSGVYNYLILMLTADLLLVAFVIYPLVLRFLCHDLHPYRVLYASITPFLVAFFSGDTNLTLALNLRHGKESLGIHRRVNAVSYPLFSIFGRGGAALVQAVCFVLILRSYSSLGISATDVFWIAGMSFVLSFALGDIPCGGPFFAITTMCIIYGRRFEAGYLLLKDAAPIICAFAAGIDALTAMFGSYIVAVKTKMITHQDIHKFI from the coding sequence ATGAGAATCTGGTTAAAATATCTTATAGCTATGGTCATCGGCGCGGCCTCTGCTGTTTTTCTTCCGCCGGAAAGTGCGGGCGCCCAGGCTTTACTTGATTTTGTAGTTGAACTTGTAATGCGTTTCGGAAGGTACACTCTTCTTCCCGTTTTGTTCTTTTCCATTGCAACAGCATGCTTCAAGCTTCGCGATGAAAAGCTTATGCTCAAAACCGGAGTCTGGACTTTCGGAACAATTCTGGTCTCTTCCTTTGCACTGATGCTTCTTGGACTTCTTTCGGCACTTATAATAAGGCTTCCAAGAATTCCTATTACAATAGAAAAAGTAAGTGAAGTTCCTGTCTTTAACTGGCATTCGCTTCTTACAAAAATTTTCCCCTATTCCGGATTTGAAGCACTTATTGACGGTGCATACCTTCTGCCGTGTTTCGTGTTTGCAGGATTGGCAGGAGCAGGAGCGGCAAGTGACAAAGCTTCTTCAAAACCGACTGTAACTTTGTTTGATTCACTCAGCCAGACCTGTTACATAGTCATGAGTTTCTTTACCGAAATTCTTACTGTAGGAATGATTGCTGTAATGACAAGATGGACGCTCAATTTTATGACAGTCATGAAATCAGGCGTTTACAATTATCTCATACTTATGCTTACCGCAGACCTTCTTCTTGTAGCATTTGTAATTTACCCGCTTGTCTTGAGATTTTTATGCCACGATTTGCATCCGTACAGGGTACTTTACGCAAGCATTACCCCGTTCCTTGTTGCATTCTTCAGCGGAGACACAAATCTTACACTGGCATTGAACCTGCGCCACGGAAAAGAAAGCCTTGGCATTCACAGAAGAGTCAATGCTGTTTCCTATCCGCTTTTTTCTATATTCGGAAGAGGCGGAGCGGCTTTAGTCCAGGCCGTATGTTTTGTTCTTATTCTGCGCTCGTATTCCAGTCTTGGAATTTCTGCCACCGATGTTTTCTGGATTGCAGGAATGTCTTTTGTACTTTCATTTGCTTTGGGTGATATTCCGTGCGGCGGACCATTCTTTGCAATAACAACAATGTGCATAATTTACGGAAGACGCTTTGAAGCAGGTTATCTTCTTCTAAAAGATGCTGCCCCGATAATCTGCGCCTTTGCTGCAGGAATTGACGCACTCACAGCAATGTTCGGAAGTTACATCGTTGCAGTAAAAACAAAAATGATAACCCACCAGGACATTCATAAATTTATCTGA
- a CDS encoding MgtC/SapB family protein, with translation MYFNFDFLLETVIKITAGIVCGFVLGIERKSHNHVIGMRTLILICVSSTLLSILSSFVTDGAKNGTGINGDPSRITAGVISGIGFLGGGAIMRQGMNIKGLTSAAIIWTAASLGLAIGAGLYIPTGVVLAAVVLLLLLLERVEERLFPAGRSKKLHIQFNNESLDMKAIKKVIETHGFIVTDLNMSRDFFDRRTELFYSVKAPREEDFSSLVDDLSKLGNLDGFSITD, from the coding sequence GTGTATTTTAACTTTGACTTTCTTTTGGAAACAGTAATAAAAATTACAGCCGGAATCGTATGCGGATTTGTTCTTGGAATAGAACGCAAAAGCCATAACCACGTAATCGGAATGCGAACTCTTATTCTTATCTGCGTTTCTTCTACTTTGCTTTCGATACTTTCGAGTTTTGTAACTGACGGTGCAAAAAACGGAACAGGCATTAACGGCGACCCTTCAAGAATTACGGCCGGAGTTATAAGCGGAATCGGTTTTCTTGGCGGCGGCGCAATTATGCGTCAGGGAATGAATATCAAGGGACTTACATCTGCAGCTATTATCTGGACTGCGGCGTCGCTTGGACTTGCAATCGGTGCGGGACTTTATATTCCGACCGGTGTTGTGCTTGCTGCGGTTGTTCTTCTGTTGCTTTTGCTTGAACGGGTAGAAGAGAGGCTGTTCCCTGCAGGTAGAAGCAAAAAACTCCACATTCAGTTCAATAACGAAAGCCTTGATATGAAGGCAATCAAAAAAGTAATTGAAACACACGGTTTCATTGTTACCGATTTGAATATGAGCCGCGATTTTTTTGACAGACGCACCGAATTGTTTTATTCAGTAAAGGCCCCGCGTGAAGAAGATTTTTCGTCACTCGTAGACGACCTTTCCAAACTGGGCAACCTCGACGGATTTTCAATTACAGATTAA